DNA from Variovorax sp. V213:
CGTATGCCGCAGATCGGCCTGAGCGGCGGTGCCAACCGCGGTGCTGGCCTCGACAAGGCGACGGCCAGCACCAGGCCGGCCACCATGACCAACATCGGCGCCACGTTCTCATACGAGCTCGACCTGTTCGGCCGCCTCTCGGGCGCGAGCAATGCGGCCAAGCTCGATGCGGCGGGCCGCGAAGGCCTGCTGCAGAGCACGCGCCTCGCGGTGCAGGCCGAGGTGGCCCAGACCTACCTGCAGCTTCGCGCGCTCGACGCCGAGCGTGCCCTGGTGCGCGAGCAGGTCGAGGCCTACCGCGACACGCTGCGCCTGACGCAGCGCCGGCAGCAGGCCGGCGACATCGCCGAGCTCGACGTGGCGCGCGTGCAGACCGAGGTGTCGTCCACCGAGTCGGACGCGCTCGCGCTCGACCGGCAGCGCGCCCAGGTCGAGCATGCGCTCGCGGTGCTGGTGGGCGATTCGGCCTCCAGCTTCGGCCTGCGGACCGACGACTGGGCTACCGCGCTGCCATCCGTGCCCCCCGGCGTGCCGGCCACGGTGCTCACGCGCCGCCCGGACGTGTCGGCCGCGCAGAACGCGGTGCTTGCGGCGCAGGCCCGGGTGGGCGTGGCACAGGCGGCGTGGTTTCCGGACATCTCGCTGACCGGCTCGGCCGGCTATGCATCGCCCGAAATCGGCGACCTGTTCAAGTGGTCGGCCCGCTCCTGGGGCGTGGGTGCGCTGCTCTCGCTGCCGATCTTTGACGGCGGCCGCCGCGAAGCCGGCGTGCAGGGCGCCAATGCGCAGCTCGATGGTGCGCTTGCCAACTACCGCAACCAGGTGCTGGTGGCGTTCCAGGAGGTCGAAGACCAGCTCTCTGCCATCCGCATCCTGCAGGAGCAGTCGACCGTGCAGGCGCAGGCCGTCACGTCGGCCCAGCGCGCGACCAGCCTGTCTGACACGCGTTACCGCAACGGCTACATCAGCCAGCTCGACCTGCTCGACGCGCGCCGCAGCGAACTGCGCAACCGGCGCCAGGCGCTGCAGGTGAAGTCGGCGCAGTACCAGGCGGCCGTGGGGCTGATCCGCGCCATCGGCGGCGGCTGGGAAGTGCCGCCCGCTACGGCGCAGGCCCAGCCCCGGCCCGACGGGGTGGGCGCGGTACACACCGCGGCACGCTGAAACACCAAAGGGGCGCAAACCCCTTTTTCTTTGCCGCTCCACGCTTCGGAACGGCATGCGGCGACAACGGACAATAGCCGCATGACAACCCGATGCGTGATGGTTTTAGGCACGACCAGTGGCGCCGGCAAGAGCTGGCTGGTCACGGCACTGTGTCGCTGGTATGCGCGGCAGGGCCTCAAGGTGGCGCCTTTCAAGGCGCAGAACATGAGCAACAACGCCCGCGTGGTCGACGGCGGCGAGATAGGCAGCGCGCAATATTTCCAGGCGCTGGCGGCGCGCGCCGTGCCCGACGTGCGCATGAACCCGCTGCTGCTCAAGCCGGAGCGCGACACCCACAGCCAGGTGGTGCTGATGGGGCAGGTGAGCGCGGAGCTCACGGCCATGCCCTGGCGCGGACGCAGCGAGCGCGTCTGGCCGCAGATCGCCAAAGCATTCGATTCGCTGCGCGCCGAGAACGACGTGGTGGTGATCGAGGGGGCGGGCTCGCCGGCCGAGATCAACCTGATGGCGAGCGACATTGTCAACCTGCGCGTCGCCCGCCATGCCGACGCCCGCTGCCTGCTGGTGACCGACATCGACCGCGGCGGCGCCTTCGCGCACCTCTACGGCACCTGGGCGCTGCTGCCCGAGAGCGACCGTGCGCTGCTGCGCGGCTTCGTGCTCAACAAGTTTCGCGGCGATGCATCGCTGCTGGCCCCGGCGCCGCAGCAGTTGCAGGCGCTGACCGGCGTCGCCACCGTCGCGACGCTGCCGATGTGGTGGCAGCACGGCCTGCCAGAGGAAGACGGCGTGTTCGACGACCGGAGCCATGCGAGCGGCCCCGTCACCCGCACGGTGGCCGTCGTGGCGTATCCGCGCATCAGCAACCTCGACGAGTTCCAGCCGCTCAAGAACGTGCCCGGTGTCCGCCTGATCTGGGCGCGCGCGCCGGCGGACGTGGCC
Protein-coding regions in this window:
- a CDS encoding cobyric acid synthase — translated: MTTRCVMVLGTTSGAGKSWLVTALCRWYARQGLKVAPFKAQNMSNNARVVDGGEIGSAQYFQALAARAVPDVRMNPLLLKPERDTHSQVVLMGQVSAELTAMPWRGRSERVWPQIAKAFDSLRAENDVVVIEGAGSPAEINLMASDIVNLRVARHADARCLLVTDIDRGGAFAHLYGTWALLPESDRALLRGFVLNKFRGDASLLAPAPQQLQALTGVATVATLPMWWQHGLPEEDGVFDDRSHASGPVTRTVAVVAYPRISNLDEFQPLKNVPGVRLIWARAPADVAGADWIVLPGSKHTSGDLAWLRAQGLDRAIAAHAAGGGAVLGVCGGLQMLGEALVDPHGIDGNAPGLGLLPLVTVFEREKTVRHRSAAFGELSGPWAALSNVPVAGYEIHHGHTAIHPQMAQDGHAVMPEGLAWQNARGNVLGLYLHGLFEDAAALHALFGATAPTLDATFDGLADFIDTHFEPGVLQGLIA